Within Burkholderia diffusa, the genomic segment CCCGGCACCGACGAAGCCGCTCACTGGGAACGCGCGAACGTCGACGCGGTGCCGCGCTTCTTCGCGCTCGCGCGCGACGCGGGCGTGAAGCGCGCGGTGCTGGTCGGCAGTTTCTATCCGCAGGTCGCGCCGGCGCTCGTCGACACGGTGCCGTACGTGCGCTCGCGCCATCTCGCCGACGAACGCGTGCGCGCGCTCGCGTCGCCGTCGTTCGCGGTGTGCAGCGTCAATGCGCCGTTCGTCGTCGGATCGGTGCCGGGGCTGCGCAACGAGATGTTCGCCGCGTACACGGGCTATGCGCAGGGCAGGCTCGCCGGCCTGCCGGTGTACGGGCCGGCCGGCGGCAGCAACTTCATCTCGACGCAATCGCTGTCGGAAGCGATCTGGGGCGCGCTGCAACGCGGCGAATCCGGCAAGGCGTATCTCGTCGGCGACGAGAACCTGAGCTTCGCCGAGTATTTCGCGGCCTTCTTCCGCGCGGCCGGCAATCCGCAGCCGGTGCCGTCGCTCGATCAGGAGCATCCGCTGCTGCCGGATATCGCGATCTATACGGGGCGCGGCAACGTCGTGTCGTACGAACCCGATCCGGCCGATATCGCACTGCTGCG encodes:
- a CDS encoding NAD-dependent epimerase/dehydratase family protein, which encodes MNILIIGGTGLIGGHAALHLHAQGNDVTLAARKPPAPGSALAQFDVLLRDYVAGNFTRDDLAPFDAVVFAAGNDIRHLPPGTDEAAHWERANVDAVPRFFALARDAGVKRAVLVGSFYPQVAPALVDTVPYVRSRHLADERVRALASPSFAVCSVNAPFVVGSVPGLRNEMFAAYTGYAQGRLAGLPVYGPAGGSNFISTQSLSEAIWGALQRGESGKAYLVGDENLSFAEYFAAFFRAAGNPQPVPSLDQEHPLLPDIAIYTGRGNVVSYEPDPADIALLRYRRGDVQRAVNEVVAQCGA